In Cryptomeria japonica unplaced genomic scaffold, Sugi_1.0 HiC_scaffold_204, whole genome shotgun sequence, one genomic interval encodes:
- the LOC131868367 gene encoding probable LRR receptor-like serine/threonine-protein kinase At5g48740, with protein MGYIAMVLVASIIILWCVAFVIAQPGFLSIDYGGKSNYKHENGIQWVPDDNYIQVGEKVEIRNSSMPEYQQSVRVFPGPLDKSCYQLPITPKVPHLARIWFYNGNYSVQSVSPLFRFSIETTEMLSVRNITSRISQLNLPSERILFSSSDALFICLIRTSETVTPFISAIELRTLQQGMYPQAKPGTILRMEARYDAGGNTTIRYPEDKFDRLWSPFLLLQGLQTITLQGTISTNNTQDLPPSAVMQTAATTLANQSIDMVFEPISNPLLLLYFAESNVLNVSDSMTMKVGQISLTLDRVERDFSAKEVGFNFGEIPTFGRNFTFDNIQLYRSSNRGPGPLINALEYYQLITTEIATYSADVDALAAMKKQFKINDWISDPCFVLPWEGIQCNNSPPSVRISDINLAGRSLTGSIPTVLAQMTELINISLANNNLTGTLPDFSRLRKLERLHLQNNSLSGEIPDWVSQLDNLKELFIDYNNFSGVIPQLLLQKNILTYEGNKYLTNTSQNPTPSNSNRSNVGVIVGAIGGGIIIIAFILIVSIIVYRRKFRRKDIVLADSKGSASESKSVNIFELDYSMVLVPNPTKSRAFTLEEMMTSTENFSFKIGRGGFGSVFRGKLQGGNQIAVKVLSLFSKQGVLEFLNEIDLLSRVHHKNLVSLLGYCNESRELMLVYEYMVVGSLKDRLYGNSAGQYPNLDWKTRLSIALDAAQGLEYLHISCTPKIIHRDIKTANILLDENLNGKLADFGLSRVTIDGEDSHVTTTVKGTAGYLDPEYFKTEVLTDKSDIYSFGVVLLEIICGRAPIDTKVSSNEINLVRWVTPFMEMVEYPEKFVEIVDKRLVGNYSNKSIAHVAKLAIRCVADNPLSRPSASEVLVEMKAAVQYHATSLDISEEIDIDYQDQQISPITQRDINSTDNSSYFSRSES; from the exons ATGGGTTATATTGCAATGGTATTGGTTGCGAGTATTATTATCCTCTGGTGTGTTGCTTTTGTTATTGCTCAACCAG GTTTTCTCAGCATCGACTATGGCGGGAAATCAAATTACAAGCATGAAAACGGTATACAATGGGTTCCTGATGATAATTATATACAAGTCGGGGAAAAGGTAGAAATAAGAAACTCTAGCATGCCAGAATACCAGCAAAGTGTTCGAGTCTTCCCAGGGCCTCTCGACAAATCTTGCTATCAACTGCCCATAACCCCAAAAGTGCCTCACCTTGCAAGAATTTGGTTTTATAATGGTAATTACAGTGTACAATCAGTCTCTCCGCTCTTTAGATTCTCCATTGAGACTACGGAAATGTTGTCCGTGAGAAACATAACAAGCAGAATTTCACAGCTGAACCTGCCGAGCGAGAGGATTTTGTTTAGTTCAAGTGATGCTCTGTTTATTTGCTTGATTAGAACCTCTGAGACGGTTACTCCTTTTATCTCTGCTATTGAATTGAGAACCCTTCAACAAGGCATGTATCCTCAAGCCAAGCCCGGAACAATCTTGCGTATGGAGGCAAGATATGATGCCGGTGGAAATACCACAATCAG GTATCCTGAAGACAAATTCGATCGCCTGTGGTCTCCCTTTCTTCTACTGCAAGGACTCCAGACTATTACGTTGCAGGGGACAATCTCAACGAACAACACCCAAGACCTTCCTCCATCTGCCGTTATGCAAACTGCAGCTACGACACTTGCCAACCAGAGCATAGACATGGTTTTCGAACCAATAAGCAACCCCTTACTGTTACTCTATTTTGCAGAAAGCAACGTGCTTAACGTCTCTGATTCAATGACTATGAAGGTTGGGCAAATCAGTTTAACACTCGATCGTGTGGAAAGAGATTTTTCTGCCAAAGAGGTTGGGTTTAATTTTGGGGAAATACCGACGTTCGGAAGAAATTTTACTTTTGACAATATACAGCTGTACAGATCCTCTAACAGAGGTCCCGGTCCTCTCATCAATGCTTTGGAGTACTACCAGCTCATTACTACTGAAATTGCAACTTACTCAGCTGATG TTGATGCTCTAGCTGCTATGAAGAAACAGTTTAAAATCAACGATTGGATTTCAGATCCTTGTTTTGTTCTTCCATGGGAAGGAATCCAGTGCAATAACAGTCCTCCTTCTGTCAGAATTTCGGATAT CAACTTGGCCGGAAGGAGTCTGACGGGATCCATACCCACAGTTCTTGCTCAGATGACTGAGCTCATTAACAT ATCGCTGGCAAATAACAATTTGACTGGAACATTACCAGATTTTTCTAGATTGAGAAAGCTGGAGAGACT ACATTTACAAAACAACAGCTTGAGTGGTGAAATTCCAGACTGGGTATCCCAACTAGACAATCTTAAAGAGCT ATTCATAGACTACAATAATTTCAGCGGCGTAATTCCCCAACTTCTCCTTCAGAAGAATATATTAAC TTACGAAGGCAATAAGTACCTTACTAATACGTCTCAGAATCCAACCCCTTCCAACTCAAACCGGAGCAATGTAGGAGTTATCGTTGGAGCTATAGGAGGCGGCATCATAATTATAGCTTTTATTTTGATTGTAAGTATTATTGTGTACCGAAGGAAATTTAGGAGAAAGGATATCGTACTTGCAGATTCCAAAGGCAGCGCATCAGAAAGCAAATCTGTAAATATCTTTGAACTCG ACTACTCAATGGTTTTGGTACCGAACCCAACAAAATCCCGTGCGTTTACCCTAGAAGAGATGATGACATCTACAGAAAACTTTAGCTTTAAGATCGGACGAGGTGGCTTTGGTTCTGTGTTCCGTGGTAAATTGCAGGGCGGAAATCAAATTGCAGTAAAAGTGCTCTCTCTTTTCTCCAAACAAGGAGTTCTAGAGTTTCTGAACGAG ATTGATCTTCTGTCGAGAGTTCATCACAAGAACTTGGTGTCTTTGCTTGGTTATTGCAACGAATCCAGAGAATTAATGCTTGTATATGAATATATGGTTGTAGGCTCCTTAAAAGATCGTCTTTATG GTAACAGTGCAGGGCAATATCCGAATCTAGATTGGAAAACCAGGCTTAGCATAGCCTTAGATGCAGCGCAAG GATTGGAATACCTGCACATAAGTTGCACCCCAAAAATTATTCACAGAGATATAAAGACTGCCAACATTCTTCTAGACGAAAATTTAAATGGGAAACTGGCAGATTTCGGTCTTTCAAGAGTGACAATTGATGGAGAGGATTCTCATGTCACAACTACTGTGAAAGGAACAGCAGGATACCTAGATCCAGA GTATTTTAAGACAGAAGTCCTGACTGACAAGAGTGATATCTATAGTTTTGGGGTGGTTTTGTTAGAGATCATTTGTGGCAGAGCACCTATAGATACAAAAGTTTCTTCAAATGAAATTAATCTTGTTAGATGG GTCACACCGTTTATGGAGATGGTTGAATATCCTGAAAAATTTGTAGAGATAGTGGACAAGCGATTGGTTGGCAATTACAGCAATAAATCCATTGCTCATGTGGCGAAGCTAGCAATTAGGTGTGTTGCAGACAACCCATTGTCAAGGCCTAGTGCAAGCGAAGTTTTGGTAGAGATGAAAGCGGCTGTGCAATATCACGCAACAAGTTTGGACATCTCTGAAGAGATCGATATTGATTATCAGGATCAGCAGATAAGTCCGATTACACAGAGGGACATCAATTCAACCGACAACAGTTCCTACTTTTCACGGTCTGAAAGTTAG